Part of the Rothia mucilaginosa genome, GGTACCAGTGGAAAGACTTCTTACGGTAGCGCGCCAGGGTGCCGGTGCCGTCGTCGTTGCGGTCCACGTAGATGAATCCGTAGCGCTTGGACATCTGCGCGGTGGAGGCGCTAATCATATCGATGCAACCCCAGGTGGTGTAGCCGAGCACGTTCACGCCGTCCTCAATCGCCTCACGCACGGCGTGCAGGTGCTGGCGCAGGTAGTCGATGCGGTAGTCGTCTTCCACGGTGAGCTCGCCGTTCACCTCGACCAGTTTGTCACGGGCACCCAGACCGTTCTCCACGATGAATAGCGGCTTCTGCCAGCGGTCCCAGTACTGGTTGAGGACCACGCGCAGGCCGGTCGGGTCGATCTGCCAGCCCCATTCGCTGGCGGGCAGGGTCGGGTTCGCCACGCCGCCGAGGATGTTGCCTTCGCCGCGCTCGCCTCGTGCCGGGTCGCCGGTTGCGCAGGTGGACATGTAGTAGCTGAACGAGACGAAATCCACGGTGTTCTTCAGGTCCTCGCGGTCCTGCTCGGTGATGTTCAGCTCCACGCCCTTCTCACGCAGGGCACGCAGGAAGTAGCCGGGGTATGCGCCGCGCACGTGCACGTCACCGAACGCGAAGTTCGCCTGTTCCGCCTGCATGGCGGCGAGTACGTCGGCGGGGTCGGGGGTGAGCGGGTAGGTGGGCATGGCTAGAATCATGCAGCCGATCTGTGCGCCGGGTGCCAGTTCGCGTGCCGCGGCGGTGGCGCGTGCGGAGGCGACCAGCTCGTGGTGCATCGCCTGGTACAGGTCGGCGTCGCTGAGCTGATCCGCCGGGGTGTTGATGCCGCCGGACATGAACGGCAGGTGCAGCATGGAGTTGATTTCGTTGAAGGTCAGCCAGTACTTCACGCGCTTGCCGTAGCGGGCGAATACGGTGCGGGCGTAGCGTTCGTAGAAGCCGATGAGCTCGCGGCTGGTCCAGCCGTTGTACTGCTCGACCAGGTGCAACGGGGTTTCGTAGTGGCTGAGGGTGATGAGCGGCTCCATGCCGTGCTTTTCGAGCTCGTCAAGCACGCGGTCGTAGAAAGCGAGGCCCGCCTCGTTCGGGGTTTCTTCGTCGCCGCGGGGGAAGATACGCGACCAGGCGATGGAGAAGCGGAAGACCTTAAAACCCATCTCCGCGAGCAGGGCGATGTCTTCGCGGTAGCGGTGGTAGAAGTCAATGCCTTCCAGTTTGAGGTTGTCCTCGGTGGGTTCCGCGGTGCGCGGGTACAGGCCGCCGGCGGGCAGTACATCCTGCAGGCTGGGGCCCTTGCCGTCTTCGTTCCAGGCACCCTCGAACTGGTTGGCGGCGGTGGCGCCTCCGAAGAGGAACCCGTCAGGGAATGCGCCGAGCGGCTGCGGCTCGGTCAGCGCCGGGTTGGAGTTTGGCAAAGAGGTAGTCTGGGCGGTGATGTGCTGGTCCTGGTGCACGGCATCCTCCAAGGTGTTGTGGGGTTTTCTTCTACCCTAGCGGAGGGGGTGGGGGAATACTAGGATTTGCCCTGTTTTAGGAAGCTAGCGGGCGCGTAAAAGCCCGGTGTTCTCACACGAAAATTCACGTGAGAACACCGGGCTTTCTACAGCGCTTTTACGCTGAGCTAGGCCGCCGCGGGGCCTGCGCTATTAGTTGGCGAAGCCGAGCGCGAACAGCCACGCGGTACCGACCGCACCCCAGACGACGAGGTTCACGATAGCCGCCATGAAGCCGATCTTGAACCATTCGCCCACGCTGAAGTAGCCGGAACCGTAGTACACGCCCGCCGGGCCGGAGGCGTAGTGGGTGATGCCGCCAATCAGGTTGCCCATGAAGCCGAGGAACAGCGCCGCGAACATCGGCGGAACACCGGCAGCTACCGCCGCACCGAGGAACACAGCGTACAGGGCCACGACCTGCGCGGTGTTCGAGGCGAACATGTAGTGGATGAAGAAGTACGCCAGAACCAGGATTGCGAACGCCATGGGCCACGCCATGCCGCTGACGCTGTGCGCCGCCTGCTGACCGATCCAGTCGACGACCTTGAGCTTCTTCAGGTGGTCTGCCATGCCGACGAGCACGGCGAAGAAGATGAGGGTGGACCATGCGCTGGAGTTCTTCGCCATGTCCTTCCAGGTCAGAACCTTGGTCACCAGCAGAATACCGATGCCGAAGAATGCGGCGCTGGTGGCGTCAATACCCAGTGCGGTACCGGTCACCCACAGGATTAGCAGCAGCACGAAAGTGCCGAGCATGATCCATTCCTTCACGCTCATGGGGCCCATTTCGTGCAGTTCCTGGCGGGCGTGCTCGGGTGCGTCCGGGGTCTTCTTGATGGTCGGCGGGTAGATCTTCGACATGATCCACGGCATCACAATCAGCGCGGCAAGACCGGGAACGATGGCGGCGAGCGCCCAGGTACCCCAGTCGAGGTTGATGCCACGGTCATGCGCGAACTTCTGCGCCAGCGGGTTGCCCGCCATAGCGGTCAGGAACATGGCGGAGGTGATGGTGTTGACCTGCGCCTCGGTCATGAGCAGGTAGGAGCCGAGCTTACGGCGCGATTCGGGGGTTTCGTTGGTGGAGCCGTTGACCTCGGAGAGGGAACGGATAATCGGGTAAATCACGCCACCGGCACGCGCAGTGTTGGAAGGGGTGGCGGGGGCGAGGACCAGGTCGGTGATTGCCATACCGTAGGACAGGCCGAGGGAAGACTTGCCGAGCGCACGCACGAACAGCAGTGCGATGCGCTTGCCCAGACCCGTGATGAGGAAGCCGTCGGCGATGAAGAACGCGGCAACAATGATCCAGATGGAGGAGTTACCGAAGCCGGTCAGTGCCTCGTTCTTTGCCGCCATGGTGCCGGTAATCATTGCGGCGCCAAGGCCGACGAGCGCCACGGACGGGGTGGGCAGCGGCTGGAAAATCAGGCCGAGAATGGTACCGACGAAGATGGCGAGCATGTGCATGCCGCGCGGGTCGACGCCTTCGGGGGCGGGAACGAACCAGATGGCGAGGGTCGCGGCGAGGATGATGGCAACCTGCACGATAAGTTTCGTGCGCTTGGACTTCGCCGCCTTCACCTCCTCGGCGGATGCGGCGGTGGGCGCCGCTGCGTTGGCGGGGGTGGACTGTGTCATGGTCCGATCTCCTTTGCGAAACGTACAGTGTGGTCCGTGGCGGGTGGGCCGTCACGGTGTGCGCGTTTCTTCTGCGTTGTCATGCTGTGTTGTACACTTGTGGCAACGTGTGGGATGCCACGTAGTCTTTTAATCGTAGTGGTTTGGGTTCACTGAGTGAAGAAAATCGGCATAAAAAATGTGAATATGACCGGGCGTATCGGCCGCTGGGCAGTCACCTCTGAGCTGCCCTTGAGACGCCCGCCGACCACGCACCGTAAGTGACGGGCGTAACCGTAAAATAGGAACGTGCAGATTATTCGAGAGACCGGCCCCGAATCCGGCGATATCCTCATTCACCACGACCAGACGGTGCAGATGCTCCGCGAGGTGGCAACCGGCAAGCGCGAAGCCACCCTGCGCATGTATCAGCCGAACCCGACGGTCGCGTTCGGCCGCCGTGACGAACTGAACCCCGGCTTCGCGGATGCCTCCGCGGCGTGTGCCGAGCACGGTTTCGAGGTGCTGGTGCGCAAGGTCGGCGGGCACGCCGCCGCCTACCATCAGGGGTGCCTGGTCGTGGACCATTTTCAGCCCGCCTCCGACGCCCGCAGCGGCAACACCCTACGCTACGAACTGTTCGGTTCCATGTACGCGCAGGCGCTCCGCGAGGTTGGCGTGGATGCGCGCATGGGCGAGATTCCGGGGGAGTACTGCCCCGGTGAGTATTCGGTGCACGCACAGCTTCCCGCCTCCGCAGGTGGTGGCCGCATTAAACTGGTTGGCACCGCCCAGCGTGTGGTGACCGGCGGCTGGTGGTTCAGCACCGGCATCGTGGTCTCCGACTCTGCGCCCCTGCGGGCGGTCACCGCGGACGTGTACCGTGCCCTCGGCATGGAGCTGGATCCCGCCACGGTTGGCGCGGCGCAGGACGCGAACCCCGCCCTGCTCATGGAAGACCTGGAAGACGCCATCGTTGAGGTGTACGCCCAAAACGGTTTTCACTAGGTTGTTTTATTTCTGACTTTTATCCGTAACTTATTCGATATATCCCCACCTGAAGCGAAGGAGCATCCATGCGTTGGGCGCAGATTAAAGACTCGAAGGGCAGCCGCGCGGTCTGCTTCTTCGAAGAGACCGTGTACGAGCTTCCGGCGAAGCTCAGCCCGCTACTGAATTTCTACAGCCGGTTCCGCCTGAACTTTGGCGACCCGAAGAACGCCGTGGCGATCCTGAAGGAGAACGGCGCGACCGTCATGGGTCACGGCGAGGAGCTGTGGAACTCCCTACCGTTTATTCGCCCGCTGGATAAGCCCGGCAAGATTGTGTGCGCCGGCCTGAACTACCGCGACCATGCCGCGGAAATGAACCTTGAGGTGCCTGAGCATCCGGCGCTGTTCGCGAAGTTCCCGAACGCGCTGATTGGCCCCGGCGAGCAGATCCGCATGCCCGCCGCCGACGGCACCGGCAGCACGAAGGTCGACTGGGAGGTTGAGCTGTGCCTGGTCGTGGGCGCTCGCCTGCGTAATGCCACGGAGGAGCAGGCACTTGAGGCTCTGATGGGGTACACGGTCATGAATGATGTGTCGGTGCGTGACTGGCAGGGTCGTTCTTCGGAGTGGTTCCAGGGTAAGAACTGGGATGCGATGACTCCGTTTGGTCCGGTGATTGTGAGCCCCGATGAGGTTGACCCGGTTGCCGGTCTGGAGCTGGTCTGTGAAGTGGATGGCGTGGTGCGTCAGCGCGGTACGACGGCGGATATGGTGTTCACTCCGGCGCAGCTGCTGTCCTATATTTCGCGGTTTATGACCCTGGAGCCGGGTGACCTGGTGGCGACGGGTACCCCGGCCGGGGTTGGTTTGTCGCTGCATCCGCGTCAGTGGTTGAAGCCGGGTCAGACGGTGCGCACCCGCATTGAGGGTATTGGTGAGCTGGTGAATGTCTGCTCGGAGGCGGGTGTGCTGTAACTATCGTGCGCCGTAACTATTTTGCGCTGTAGCTAACCCGTGGCGCCGTGGTTTCCCCTGGCTCTGTGAGCAACCTCGATTGAACCCATGTGAACCCACGCTGGGGGCTGCCGATACCTGCTGCGGGGCGCACCCGCGGCAGCTATAGGTGAATATGTATGCACTCCGCATGTGTTTTTGAGGCACATGCGGAGTGCTTTTTGCATTGATAAAGCCCCCGGTGGGCGGCTTGGATTTGTTGCTGGGAGCTGCGTGCAACACCTCGAGTGGGGGAGTGGTGCGTTTGCATGGTTACACGCTGACAAACACATAGAAACTTTGAACTTTTTACATGAATTTTAGGGTTTTGCGTGGGTTTTGAAGGGTCTGCGGGGTGAAACGCAGGGTGCTCCTGCTGGGTGGTGATTGCCAGAAATCGCTCTTTGAGGGGTGGCTGGGTACTCATTTTGGTGCGTTGGATGCTATCTACCCTCAGTGCAGAATCTCAGAGTGTGGTCACGTGTGAGAAATTCAACAGGGATTTTTGGCGCGTCTTTCGAGGAACTTCAAGGTTTAAAGTTTAGTTTTCCGTGCGCATTTTTCGTTTTTCTCAAGTTACCCTCGCCTGACTAGGAGTAAACCCTAAACACTGCGGTGCAAATTCTGCGTCTTCAAACACCAATAAATGCATGAAGGTGCAAGGAGATGTGACTCTAAACCTGAACCTTTATCAAAAAATCGGTGCCCAAAATCACAAACTCGTTTTGCGTTCACCCCAAAGACTATGTAGGGTATGGGGATTATCTGAGAGTTTCCTGAGAATTCCTGCCAGAAGATCAGGACCCACCCGGGCACACCCTCAGATGCATATTTCACTCACGTCCGTGTTTGTTCATACAAACGCACTCACT contains:
- a CDS encoding anion permease translates to MTQSTPANAAAPTAASAEEVKAAKSKRTKLIVQVAIILAATLAIWFVPAPEGVDPRGMHMLAIFVGTILGLIFQPLPTPSVALVGLGAAMITGTMAAKNEALTGFGNSSIWIIVAAFFIADGFLITGLGKRIALLFVRALGKSSLGLSYGMAITDLVLAPATPSNTARAGGVIYPIIRSLSEVNGSTNETPESRRKLGSYLLMTEAQVNTITSAMFLTAMAGNPLAQKFAHDRGINLDWGTWALAAIVPGLAALIVMPWIMSKIYPPTIKKTPDAPEHARQELHEMGPMSVKEWIMLGTFVLLLILWVTGTALGIDATSAAFFGIGILLVTKVLTWKDMAKNSSAWSTLIFFAVLVGMADHLKKLKVVDWIGQQAAHSVSGMAWPMAFAILVLAYFFIHYMFASNTAQVVALYAVFLGAAVAAGVPPMFAALFLGFMGNLIGGITHYASGPAGVYYGSGYFSVGEWFKIGFMAAIVNLVVWGAVGTAWLFALGFAN
- a CDS encoding fumarylacetoacetate hydrolase family protein; the protein is MRWAQIKDSKGSRAVCFFEETVYELPAKLSPLLNFYSRFRLNFGDPKNAVAILKENGATVMGHGEELWNSLPFIRPLDKPGKIVCAGLNYRDHAAEMNLEVPEHPALFAKFPNALIGPGEQIRMPAADGTGSTKVDWEVELCLVVGARLRNATEEQALEALMGYTVMNDVSVRDWQGRSSEWFQGKNWDAMTPFGPVIVSPDEVDPVAGLELVCEVDGVVRQRGTTADMVFTPAQLLSYISRFMTLEPGDLVATGTPAGVGLSLHPRQWLKPGQTVRTRIEGIGELVNVCSEAGVL
- a CDS encoding lipoate--protein ligase family protein; its protein translation is MQIIRETGPESGDILIHHDQTVQMLREVATGKREATLRMYQPNPTVAFGRRDELNPGFADASAACAEHGFEVLVRKVGGHAAAYHQGCLVVDHFQPASDARSGNTLRYELFGSMYAQALREVGVDARMGEIPGEYCPGEYSVHAQLPASAGGGRIKLVGTAQRVVTGGWWFSTGIVVSDSAPLRAVTADVYRALGMELDPATVGAAQDANPALLMEDLEDAIVEVYAQNGFH
- a CDS encoding glycoside hydrolase family 1 protein, producing the protein MHQDQHITAQTTSLPNSNPALTEPQPLGAFPDGFLFGGATAANQFEGAWNEDGKGPSLQDVLPAGGLYPRTAEPTEDNLKLEGIDFYHRYREDIALLAEMGFKVFRFSIAWSRIFPRGDEETPNEAGLAFYDRVLDELEKHGMEPLITLSHYETPLHLVEQYNGWTSRELIGFYERYARTVFARYGKRVKYWLTFNEINSMLHLPFMSGGINTPADQLSDADLYQAMHHELVASARATAAARELAPGAQIGCMILAMPTYPLTPDPADVLAAMQAEQANFAFGDVHVRGAYPGYFLRALREKGVELNITEQDREDLKNTVDFVSFSYYMSTCATGDPARGERGEGNILGGVANPTLPASEWGWQIDPTGLRVVLNQYWDRWQKPLFIVENGLGARDKLVEVNGELTVEDDYRIDYLRQHLHAVREAIEDGVNVLGYTTWGCIDMISASTAQMSKRYGFIYVDRNDDGTGTLARYRKKSFHWYREVIASNGAEL